The genomic stretch CATGTAGGGGCAAGCGCAATTCGACTGCAGTATGAATAGCATAATCCAATGCAGGATTGAAAGATACTCTTTGAGCTTGTTGCATCCAATACAATACAAGTGTACCGGAAGCGCTTATGGCCTTCTTGTGGCGGATCAAATGCGAATATTCAGGTTTCATATATCACTTGATCGCTGTAAATTAGGCTGTAACATTGTATATTCAATCAGTACATTGCCTCCGGGATGTCGTGTGCAAGCGTTCATTGAATCGATATCTCCGGGGCAATTATGTGGAAACGTTAACATTTTGACCTCTATTTTAAGTTTAATGCTGCCTTCATCTTTGTCAAGAAGAAGGCTCCCATAATTTCGGCAGACAAGATAGGAGGTGTCTATTCTTTTCCACAACTAACCATAACCTGCTTCGTAACGAAATCAGATAAAATACTCCCTGATTTGCATAGGGCATCATGGATGAATCAATTTCTTAACGCCATCTCCGGAACTTGCTATATCTGCCTTGCAATAACAAGGATAAATGAACTGTGTCAAATAATCAACAACTCTAGTGGGACAAATTGAATGAAGCTCCCTGAAAATTATTGACAGTTATGTGGAATTGATTTTCTAAATAATCAAGGTTTAGACCTTACACAAATGCCCTCCAAGACGTGGGGAACTCCTCTCGGATGTTCCCTGCGATTTTTCTATTTATCAGTTCCCAGTTTATCCTTTCTGAAACGTAAGCGTTCTTCCTTGCTTAGCTTCTCAGTAGCATATTGAATGATCAACCGAGCCGCGCTATTCCGGTATTCATACAAAAAGTCCTCCACTTTCTGGGGATGGACTTTCCACAATTCCCGCAGGAACCATCCAGTGCCTTGATGAACCACACGCTCACAATCGGTCATCAACGGACGTACGAAATCCAGCAGTTTTTGTGGATCGGCTTCCTTTTTGATCTTGATAAAGGTAACCGGTGCCGCTCTTCGCGTCCAGCGGCTTTCAGCATCACGCCAGGGCAGGAAATCGTCTATCCCTACGATATCACGGGTCAAGAACGTAGGACATACAGTTGTACATAAGTGGTCACTATGACCCCAATTGCCCACGCCAAAGTCGAACCATTGTTTGATGCCTGCAAATGTGCCTTTATCGTATTCTTTGTAGCGCTTCTCCATTAGCAGGATTGCCAGACTGCCCATTTCGTATTTACCGTGTAGAAACATCAGCTTGCCTAGCT from Candidatus Cloacimonadota bacterium encodes the following:
- a CDS encoding DNA alkylation repair protein, coding for MHIKDAQLFKEIMALVEEYLSARANAQNVIKYSRYFKEGYNAWGASSEDVQAAFSLVQEQCTSLSLDKLIELGKLMFLHGKYEMGSLAILLMEKRYKEYDKGTFAGIKQWFDFGVGNWGHSDHLCTTVCPTFLTRDIVGIDDFLPWRDAESRWTRRAAPVTFIKIKKEADPQKLLDFVRPLMTDCERVVHQGTGWFLRELWKVHPQKVEDFLYEYRNSAARLIIQYATEKLSKEERLRFRKDKLGTDK